A portion of the Malania oleifera isolate guangnan ecotype guangnan chromosome 3, ASM2987363v1, whole genome shotgun sequence genome contains these proteins:
- the LOC131151781 gene encoding uncharacterized protein LOC131151781 yields MVAANLFHCRKNSWPPDEYVARATLQLLDFDSAAPPEQAWRRRLNSHANILKEFSVTFMEAIRMVRLGIRLWSYIREEASHGRKAPIDPFTRESCKPSASQGVPLGGMGSGSISRGFRGEFRHWQIIPGIREASPIMANQFSIFISRDGGSKNYASVLAPGQHEGLGKSGDQGISSWGWNLSGQHSTYHALFPRAWTIYDGEPDPELKVSCRQISPFIPHNYRESSLPTAVFVYTLVNTGKERAKVSLLFTWANSIGGISHLSGDHVNEPFIGEDGVSGVLLHHKTAKEKPPVTFAIAACETQNVNVTVLPCFGLSEGSQVTAKDMWCKMVQDGHFDQENFNSGPSMPSSPGETLCGAVSASAWVEPHGKCTVAFAVAWSSPKIKFLKGSSYHRRYTKYYGTSERAALNLVHDALKNYKRWEEEIEKWQNPILDDDRLPEWYKFTLFNELYFLVAGGTVWIDSFPPASDGGDNCHQVTDVENTNVEVTKAKVNRRQDPVVDHTIVRDYGYCDCNAMENEDKSIPRTDAHRNEMVSPLKGDDNQSQHLYTLTDSKNDGDDVGRFLYLEGVEYIMWCTYDVHFYASFALLELFPKIELNIQRDFAKAVLSEDGRKVKFLTEGNSGIRKVRGAVPHDLGTHDPWHEMNAYNIHDTSVWKDLNPKFVLQVYRDFAATRDMSFGADVWPAVCAAINYMEQFDRDNDCLIENDGFPDQTYDTWTVHGISAYCGCLWVAALQAAAAMAAQLGDQVFAERFKSKFLRAKSKFEEKLWNGSYFNYDSGSSSNSRSIQADQLAGQWYTASSGLPSLFDDFKIKSALQKIYDFNVMKVRGGRMGAVNGMHPNGKVDETCMQSREIWAGVTYGLSATMIHAGMEEQAFTTAEGIFIAGWSEEGYGYWFQTPEAWTIDGHFRSLMYMRPLAIWGMQWALSLPKTILEAPKINIMDRIRTSPVSATHNETGVRKIAKRGKCFRNSVFHCAC; encoded by the exons ATGGTGGCCGCTAATTTATTCCATTGTAGAAAGAATTCGTGGCCGCCGGACGAGTACGTCGCTCGGGCGACTTTGCAGTTG CTTGATTTTGATAGTGCTGCCCCACCAGAGCAAGCATGGAGAAGGAGACTAAACAGCCATGCGAATATTCTGAAAGAGTTCAGTGTTACATttatggaagccataaggatg GTTCGACTTGGTATTCGACTTTGGTCTTATATTAGGGAGGAGGCCTCTCATGGAAGG AAAGCACCTATTGATCCTTTCACTCGAGAGAGTTGCAAGCCATCAGCATCACAAGGGGTTCCGCTTGGAGGGATGGG AAGTGGCAGTATATCTCGAGGCTTCAGGGGTGAGTTCAGGCATTGGCAAATTATCCCTGGTATTCGTGAAGCTTCTCCTATAATGGCCAATCAGTTCTCT ATCTTTATATCTAGAGATGGAGGAAGCAAAAATTATGCATCAGTTTTAGCCCCTGGTCAGCATGAAGGCTTAGG GAAATCTGGTGATCAGGGTATTTCTTCATGGGGCTGGAATTTGAGTGGACAGCATTCCACATACCATGCTCTCTTTCCCAGGGCATGGACAATTTATGATG GTGAACCAGATCCAGAGCTTAAAGTGTCTTGCCGCCAAATATCACCATTTATACCACATAATTATAGAGAAAGCAGTCTTCCTACTGCTGTTTTTGTTTACACG TTAGTGAACACCGGGAAGGAAAGGGCAAAAGTCAGCCTTCTCTTCACATGGgcg AACTCAATTGGAGGGATCTCACACCTCTCAGGAGATCATGTAAATGAACCATTTAT AGGCGAAGATGGAGTCTCTGGCGTTCTTCTACATCACAA GACCGCAAAAGAGAAACCTCCTGTCACCTTTGCTATAGCTGCATGTGAAACTCAGAATGTGAATGTGactgttctgccatgttttggaCTATCTGAAGGAAGTCAAGTTACTGCAAAGGATATGTGGTGTAAAATGGTCCAG GATGGGCATTTTGATCAGGAGAACTTCAATTCTGGACCAAGCATGCCTTCATCGCCTGGGGAAACGCTTTGTGGTGCAGTCTCAGCTTCAGCATGGGTGGAACCCCATGGAAAGTGCACTGTTGCATTCGCTGTTGCTTGGTCGtccccaaaaataaaatttttaaaaggaagtTCATATCACAG GAGGTACACAAAATACTATGGAACTTCTGAAAGAGCCGCTCTGAACTTGGTGCATGATGCTCTAAAAA ATTATAAGCGGTGGGAGGAAGAGATTGAGAAATGGCAAAATCCTATCCTCGACGATGACCGGCTTCCTGAATG GTACAAATTCACATTGTTTAACGAGCTCTACTTTTTAGTTGCTGGCGGAACAGTTTGGATTG ATTCTTTTCCTCCAGCTTCTGATGGGGGAGATAACTGTCATCAAGTGACAGATGTAGAAAACACAAATGTTGAAGTAACCAAAGCCAAAGTAAACCGCAGGCAAGATCCAGTGGTAGACCATACTATTGTTAGAGATTATGGTTATTGTGATTGCAATGCTATGGAGAATGAGGATAAAAGTATTCCAAGGACAGATGCACATAGAAATGAGATGGTGAGTCCTCTGAAGGGAGATGACAATCAGTCTCAACATCTCTATACATTAACAGATTCAAAAAATGATGGCGATGATGTGGGTAGATTTCTATATTTGGAAGGAGTGGAATATATTATGTGGTGTACCTATGATGTACACTTCTATGCATCTTTTGCACTTCTTGAGCTGTTTCCCAAAATTGAACTCAATATTCAGCGTGATTTTGCAAAAGCTGTCTTATCAGAAGATGGAAGAAAAGTGAAATTTTTGACTGAAGGAAATAGTGGAATACGGAAAGTCCGTGGAGCTGTTCCTCATGATCTTGGAACACATGATCCATGGCATGAAATGAATGCATATAACATACATGATACAAGTGTGTGGAAGGATCTGAATCCGAAGTTTGTGCTTCAGGTGTATAGGGATTTTGCTGCAACACGGGATATGTCTTTTGGAGCTGATGTGTGGCCTGCTGTCTGTGCTGCAATTAATTATATGGAACAATTTGATAGAGACAACGATTGCCTAATTGAGAATGATGGGTTCCCTGATCAAACTTATGATACTTGGACAGTTCATGGCATAAGTGCTTACTGTGGCTGCTTGTGGGTGGCTGCACTTCAAGCTGCAGCTGCAATGGCTGCTCAACTAGGTGACCAGGTCTTTGCTGAAAGATTCAAAAGCAAATTCTTGAGGGCTAAATCTAAATTTGAAGAAAAACTATGGAATGGTTCTTATTTTAACTATGACAGCGGGTCAAGTAGTAACAGTAGATCTATTCAAGCTGATCAACTGGCAGGGCAATGGTATACAGCATCCTCAGGCTTGCCTTCCCTTTTTgatgatttcaaaatcaaaagTGCTCTACAGAAAATCtatgatttcaatgttatgaaGGTTAGAGGAGGAAGGATGGGTGCTGTGAATGGAATGCATCCCAACGGAAAGGTGGATGAGACTTGCATGCAGTCACGTGAAATTTGGGCGGGTGTTACTTATGGTCTTTCAGCTACAATGATTCATGCTGGGATGGAGGAACAAGCTTTTACTACGGCTGAGGGTATTTTTATCGCAGGCTGGTCAGAAGAGGGATATGG ATATTGGTTCCAGACACCAGAGGCTTGGACAATTGACGGGCACTTCCGATCCCTAATGTACATGAGACCGCTTGCAATCTGGGGAATGCAGTGGGCGCTGTCCCTTCCCAAGACAATCCTGGAGGCTCCTAAGATCAACATAATGGACAGAATTCGCACGTCGCCTGTAAGTGCAACACACAACGAAACTGGTGTCAGAAAAATAGCCAAGAGAGGAAAGTGCTTTCGCAATTCCGTGTTTCATTGCGCATGCTGA